A region from the Melopsittacus undulatus isolate bMelUnd1 chromosome 13, bMelUnd1.mat.Z, whole genome shotgun sequence genome encodes:
- the HSPB1 gene encoding heat shock protein beta-1 — MAERRVPFTFLRSPSWDPFRDWYHGSRLFDQSFGMPHIPEDWYKWPSGSAWPGYFRLLPRESALLPAPGSPYGQALSRQLSSGISEIRQTADSWKVTLDVNHFAPEELVVKTKDNIVEITGKHEEKQDEHGFISRCFTRKYTLPPGVEATAVRSSLSPDGMLTVEAPLPKPAIQSAEITIPVTVESQAKEPAKK, encoded by the exons ATGGCCGAGCGCCGCGTCCCCTTCACCTTCCTGCGCAGCCCCAGCTGGGACCCGTTCCGGGACTGGTACCATGGGAGCCGGTTGTTCGACCAGTCCTTCGGGATGCCCCATATCCCTGAGGACTGGTACAAGTGGCCGAGCGGCAGCGCCTGGCCCGGCTACTTCCGTCTGCTGCCCCGGGAGAGCGCCTTGCTGCCGGCCCCCGGCTCTCCCTATGGGCAGGCGCTGAGCCGGCAGCTCAGCAGCGGCATCTCCGAGATCCGGCAGACCGCGGACAGCTGGAAGGTGACCTTGGATGTGAATCACTTCGCACCTGAGGAGCTGGTGGTGAAGACCAAGGATAACATCGTGGAGATAACGG GCAAACACGAGGAGAAGCAGGATGAACACGGCTTCATCTCCAGGTGCTTCACCCGCAAATACAC cctgcccccCGGCGTGGAGGCCACGGCGGTGCGGTCCTCGCTGTCCCCCGATGGCATGCTGACGGTGGAGGCACCGCTGCCCAAGCCTGCCATCCAGTCTGCAGAGATCACCATCCCCGTCACTGTGGAGAGCCAAGCCAAGGAGCCGGCCAAgaagtga